In a single window of the Agromyces sp. H17E-10 genome:
- a CDS encoding NAD(P)/FAD-dependent oxidoreductase, translating into MIIIGGGPAGLSAALSLRRARRQVIVVDQAQPRNRTAPHMHGVLGHDGLPPLELLEKGRTEVAKYGVRVIVGNVISARADEQGVEVTTADGVIRARHLIVATGLTDELPEIPGLRDQWGTGAVVCPYCDGWEHRRHVIGVIATSSQSVGQAQLLRQWSDRVVYFANVVGEPDEPEADALARRDIRVERGAVVSLVTANGRLEGVHLEQRTVPVDVVFTGPALRPNDALLRSLGATTTDGPLGSWIEADRDGRTSVPRVWATGDVVDPRANVSVSLGLGTLTAGAVNTDLVHEDIEQAPSVGSSARPSAALS; encoded by the coding sequence GTGATCATCATCGGCGGCGGCCCGGCCGGCCTCAGCGCCGCGCTCTCCCTGAGACGTGCCCGTCGGCAGGTCATCGTCGTCGATCAGGCGCAACCTCGGAATCGGACGGCGCCTCACATGCACGGTGTGCTGGGGCACGACGGGCTTCCACCCCTCGAACTGCTCGAGAAGGGCCGCACCGAGGTCGCGAAGTATGGTGTGCGTGTCATCGTCGGGAACGTCATCTCGGCGCGGGCGGACGAGCAGGGTGTCGAGGTCACCACCGCCGACGGTGTCATCCGGGCGCGTCATCTCATCGTCGCGACCGGTCTGACCGACGAGTTGCCGGAGATCCCGGGCTTACGCGACCAGTGGGGCACGGGCGCTGTGGTGTGCCCGTACTGCGACGGTTGGGAGCATCGCCGCCACGTGATCGGCGTGATCGCCACCTCATCGCAGAGCGTCGGGCAGGCGCAACTGCTTCGTCAGTGGTCCGATCGCGTCGTCTACTTCGCCAACGTCGTCGGTGAACCCGATGAACCTGAGGCGGACGCTCTCGCACGTCGCGACATCCGGGTCGAACGGGGTGCCGTCGTGAGTCTCGTGACCGCGAACGGCCGGCTCGAAGGCGTCCACCTCGAACAGCGGACCGTGCCGGTCGATGTGGTCTTCACCGGGCCCGCGCTCAGGCCGAACGACGCCCTGCTGCGCTCCCTGGGTGCGACAACGACGGACGGCCCACTCGGCTCGTGGATCGAAGCAGACCGGGATGGACGAACCTCCGTGCCGCGAGTATGGGCGACCGGCGACGTCGTCGATCCCCGCGCGAACGTCTCGGTCTCACTCGGCCTCGGTACGCTGACCGCCGGCGCCGTGAACACCGACCTCGTCCACGAAGACATCGAGCAGGCGCCATCGGTGGGATCGTCGGCTCGGCCATCCGCGGCCTTGTCCTGA
- a CDS encoding DUF1697 domain-containing protein, with protein MTSFVALVRGINVGGKNLMSMADLAEAFSDAGHGDVRTHGQSGNVLFESGRRSGPALERALEGALEDRFGMPLLVVVRSRAELAETVDAAPSDFGSDRYRSDCFFLKHPLTADDVLAELPELKEGVDSIAGGRGVLYFSRVAKLATKTRIQRLFAMPVYQQMTVRTWRVTTRLLELLDAR; from the coding sequence ATGACGTCGTTCGTCGCCCTCGTGCGCGGCATCAACGTGGGCGGCAAGAACCTCATGTCGATGGCCGACCTCGCTGAGGCGTTCAGTGACGCCGGCCACGGCGACGTCAGGACCCACGGGCAGAGCGGCAACGTGTTGTTCGAATCCGGTCGCCGCAGCGGGCCGGCCCTCGAGCGTGCGCTCGAGGGCGCGCTCGAAGACCGCTTCGGGATGCCGCTGCTGGTCGTGGTGCGATCGAGAGCCGAGCTCGCCGAGACGGTGGACGCTGCGCCGAGCGACTTCGGATCGGACCGGTATCGCAGCGACTGCTTCTTCCTCAAGCATCCGCTCACGGCCGACGACGTGCTCGCCGAGCTGCCCGAGTTGAAGGAGGGCGTCGACTCCATCGCGGGTGGCCGGGGAGTGCTCTACTTCTCGCGCGTCGCGAAGCTGGCGACGAAGACGCGCATCCAGCGCTTGTTCGCGATGCCGGTGTACCAGCAGATGACTGTACGCACGTGGCGCGTCACGACGCGGCTCTTGGAGTTGCTCGACGCTCGCTGA
- a CDS encoding PHP domain-containing protein, with translation MDPVTALEEIAFLLERDRASAYKSKAFRKAADAIRDISPDELAARAADGRLRRTPGVGDSTFAVISQALAGEVPERLADLRAKAGLSPAGTAATGLRAELRGDLHAHTEWSDGTTSLAVMAKAAEAQGLEYLAITDHSPSLRVANGLSAERLAEQQELLEVVQAGMPNLRLLAGIEVDILVDGSLDQTPEMLDRLDIVVASVHSKLRTEKAEMTKRMLRAIADPHMNVLGHCTGRLVEGSRGTRPQSEFDAEAVFAACAEHGVAVEINSRPERQDPPDDLIAIALEAGCLFSIDSDAHAPGHLSFLELGAARAEANGVPAERIVTTWPADRLLEWARG, from the coding sequence ATGGATCCCGTGACGGCCCTCGAGGAGATCGCGTTCCTGCTCGAGCGCGACCGCGCCTCGGCGTACAAGTCGAAGGCCTTTCGCAAGGCGGCCGACGCGATCCGCGACATCTCGCCCGACGAGCTCGCCGCCCGCGCCGCCGACGGCCGCCTGCGCCGCACCCCCGGCGTCGGCGACTCGACCTTCGCGGTCATCTCGCAGGCGCTCGCCGGCGAGGTGCCCGAGCGGCTCGCCGACCTGCGCGCCAAGGCCGGCCTCTCGCCCGCGGGTACCGCCGCGACCGGGCTCCGTGCCGAGTTGCGCGGCGACCTGCACGCTCACACCGAGTGGTCCGACGGCACGACGAGCCTCGCCGTCATGGCGAAGGCCGCAGAGGCGCAGGGGCTCGAGTACCTCGCGATCACCGACCACTCGCCGAGCCTCCGGGTCGCGAACGGACTGAGCGCCGAGCGGCTCGCCGAGCAGCAGGAACTCCTCGAGGTCGTGCAGGCGGGCATGCCGAACCTGCGCCTGCTCGCGGGCATCGAGGTCGACATCCTCGTCGACGGTTCGCTCGACCAGACGCCCGAGATGCTCGACCGGCTCGACATCGTGGTCGCGAGCGTGCACTCCAAGCTACGCACCGAGAAGGCCGAGATGACGAAACGGATGCTCCGGGCCATCGCCGATCCGCACATGAACGTGCTCGGCCACTGCACCGGCCGGCTCGTCGAAGGCTCGCGCGGCACCCGGCCGCAGTCCGAGTTCGACGCCGAGGCCGTCTTCGCCGCGTGCGCCGAGCACGGCGTCGCGGTCGAGATCAATTCCCGGCCCGAGCGTCAGGATCCGCCCGACGACCTCATCGCGATCGCGCTCGAGGCCGGGTGCCTGTTCTCGATCGACAGCGACGCGCACGCGCCGGGTCACCTGTCGTTCCTCGAGCTCGGCGCGGCACGTGCCGAGGCGAACGGCGTGCCCGCCGAACGCATCGTCACGACGTGGCCGGCCGACCGCCTGCTCGAGTGGGCGCGCGGATGA
- a CDS encoding MFS transporter, giving the protein MSTSTAAAPRRWLGLALIAAAQFVVIMDTSIIGVALPDIQAELGFTPESLSWVFNAYVIAFGGLLLLGGRLSDLFGARRMFITGWLVLAAGSVLAGAASNVWLEIAGRAVQGAGAALIAPAALTLLMVLFGGTPELPRAFAVYGAAAPIGGTAGVFLGGVLTEYASWPWVFYVTVPIAALVIVLTPFALPVVPRGRGSVDVAGAITATLGLAAVVYGVVRAPEVGWASAETIVALAAGAVLLALFFVIQARSRQPLLRLGIFRAPRLGAANLAQLLLGAAWVPMWFFLNLYLQQVLGAGAFASGAALLPMTALIVIGMVALAPRLQARFGAKPLIVTGFVLLAIGLGWLSLARPDGSYLADVLPASLVAALGMALAFVPSLGTAIGAANPEETGVASGLVNTSYQIGSAVGLAVLTAVGAAVTAGGTDAPALTAGFSAAFLGAGVVAVVGFIATAVLLRGARTGAAGSARSSGEAAETDTTVAVDV; this is encoded by the coding sequence ATGTCCACCTCCACAGCCGCCGCACCACGTCGGTGGCTCGGGCTCGCGCTCATCGCCGCGGCCCAGTTCGTCGTCATCATGGACACGTCGATCATCGGCGTCGCCCTGCCCGACATCCAGGCCGAGCTCGGCTTCACGCCCGAGTCGCTGTCGTGGGTGTTCAACGCGTACGTCATCGCCTTCGGCGGGCTGCTGCTGCTCGGCGGCCGGCTCTCCGACCTGTTCGGCGCCCGCCGCATGTTCATCACCGGATGGCTCGTACTCGCCGCCGGCTCGGTGCTCGCGGGCGCCGCCTCGAACGTCTGGCTCGAGATCGCCGGCCGCGCAGTCCAGGGCGCGGGCGCCGCGCTCATCGCGCCGGCCGCGCTCACGCTGCTCATGGTGCTCTTCGGCGGCACGCCCGAACTCCCCCGCGCCTTCGCCGTCTACGGCGCCGCCGCCCCGATCGGCGGCACCGCGGGCGTCTTCCTCGGCGGCGTGCTCACCGAGTACGCGAGCTGGCCGTGGGTCTTCTACGTGACCGTGCCGATCGCCGCCCTCGTCATCGTGCTGACGCCGTTCGCCCTGCCGGTCGTGCCCCGCGGACGCGGATCGGTCGACGTCGCCGGCGCGATCACTGCGACGCTCGGACTCGCCGCCGTCGTCTACGGGGTCGTGCGCGCCCCCGAGGTCGGGTGGGCCTCGGCCGAGACGATCGTCGCGCTCGCGGCCGGTGCGGTGCTGCTCGCGCTGTTCTTCGTGATCCAGGCGCGCAGCCGCCAGCCGCTCCTGCGTCTCGGCATCTTCCGTGCGCCGCGCCTCGGTGCCGCGAACCTCGCGCAGCTGCTGCTCGGCGCGGCTTGGGTGCCGATGTGGTTCTTCCTGAACCTCTACCTGCAGCAGGTGCTCGGGGCCGGCGCATTCGCGTCGGGCGCGGCGTTGCTGCCGATGACCGCCCTCATCGTGATCGGCATGGTCGCGCTCGCGCCGCGCCTGCAGGCCAGGTTCGGCGCCAAGCCGCTCATCGTCACCGGCTTCGTGCTGCTCGCGATCGGCCTCGGCTGGCTCTCGCTCGCTCGGCCAGACGGCAGCTACCTCGCCGACGTCCTGCCCGCCTCGCTCGTCGCCGCGCTCGGCATGGCGCTCGCGTTCGTGCCGTCGCTCGGCACGGCGATCGGCGCGGCGAACCCCGAGGAGACGGGCGTCGCCTCGGGCCTCGTCAACACGAGCTACCAGATCGGCTCGGCCGTCGGGCTCGCCGTGCTCACGGCGGTCGGAGCGGCCGTCACGGCGGGCGGCACGGATGCTCCGGCGCTGACGGCCGGCTTCTCGGCGGCGTTCCTCGGGGCCGGCGTCGTGGCGGTCGTCGGGTTCATCGCGACCGCGGTGCTCCTGCGCGGGGCACGCACCGGGGCCGCGGGCTCGGCCCGATCGTCAGGCGAGGCGGCTGAGACGGACACGACGGTCGCCGTCGACGTCTGA
- a CDS encoding zinc-dependent alcohol dehydrogenase family protein produces the protein MRAVLFDEFGAQPRLTEVPEPACPPRGAVIRVRATGLCRSDWHAWMGHDDTVSLPHVPGHEFAGEIAALGSEVSEESGWKVGDRVTAPFICACGRCDECLSGNEQVCDHQSQPGFTHWGSFAELVAIDEAELNLIRLPESLGFVEAASLGCRFATAYRAIVSRSRLAPGEQIAVHGCGGVGLSAIMIAVAAGVKVYGVDVADAALAAAESLGAVPIQGGDGAAARIVEASGGGVDVSVDAFGSSETSFASVQSLKKRGRHVQIGLMVGDSALAAMPMDAVIAGELELLGSHGMAAHEYPSMLGAVASGDFRPIELVGRRITLDEVPAALAAMGTAGASGSGMTVVEL, from the coding sequence GTGCGCGCCGTGCTCTTCGACGAATTCGGAGCCCAGCCTCGCCTCACCGAGGTGCCCGAACCCGCCTGCCCGCCCCGCGGCGCCGTCATCCGGGTTCGTGCGACGGGCCTCTGCCGCAGCGACTGGCACGCGTGGATGGGGCACGACGACACCGTGAGCCTGCCGCACGTGCCGGGCCACGAGTTCGCCGGCGAGATCGCCGCACTCGGTTCGGAGGTCTCGGAGGAGAGCGGCTGGAAGGTCGGCGACCGCGTCACCGCGCCGTTCATCTGCGCGTGCGGACGCTGCGACGAGTGCCTGTCGGGCAACGAGCAGGTGTGCGACCACCAGTCGCAGCCGGGCTTCACGCACTGGGGCTCGTTCGCCGAGCTCGTCGCGATCGACGAGGCCGAGCTCAACCTCATCCGCCTGCCCGAGTCGCTCGGCTTCGTCGAGGCGGCTTCGCTCGGCTGCCGCTTCGCGACCGCCTACCGGGCGATCGTGTCGCGCAGCCGACTCGCACCCGGTGAGCAGATCGCGGTGCACGGATGCGGCGGGGTCGGCCTCTCGGCGATCATGATCGCGGTCGCGGCCGGCGTGAAGGTCTACGGCGTCGACGTCGCCGACGCGGCGCTCGCCGCCGCCGAGTCGCTCGGCGCCGTGCCCATCCAAGGCGGCGACGGGGCCGCCGCGCGGATCGTCGAGGCCTCGGGCGGCGGCGTCGACGTCTCGGTCGACGCGTTCGGCTCGAGCGAGACGTCGTTCGCCTCCGTGCAGAGCCTGAAGAAGCGCGGACGCCACGTGCAGATCGGGCTCATGGTCGGCGACTCCGCGCTCGCAGCGATGCCGATGGACGCGGTCATCGCGGGAGAGCTCGAACTGCTCGGCAGCCACGGTATGGCCGCGCACGAGTACCCGTCCATGCTCGGCGCGGTCGCGTCCGGCGACTTCCGCCCGATCGAGCTCGTCGGGCGGCGCATCACGCTCGACGAGGTGCCGGCGGCGCTCGCCGCGATGGGCACGGCAGGGGCCTCCGGCTCGGGCATGACCGTCGTCGAGCTGTAG
- a CDS encoding dihydrofolate reductase family protein, with the protein MGKVVMNASVSVDGFIAAENDDPGPLFEWLVSGDVPLDDSGALQVSQASYDHTRPYWDEIGVTIAGRHVFDLTDGWDGIPPSGVDHVVVVTHRPAPEGWNPDAPFHFVDGIEAAMATAKELAGDRTVEVAAGDVGGQMLAAGLVDEVRMDVAPVVLGSGKRYFGSVDSQHLLDDPDVVVQGNRVLHLRYRVRRRPS; encoded by the coding sequence ATGGGGAAAGTGGTCATGAACGCGTCGGTCTCGGTGGACGGCTTCATCGCGGCGGAGAACGACGATCCCGGTCCACTGTTCGAATGGCTGGTCAGCGGTGACGTGCCGCTCGACGACAGCGGGGCCCTACAGGTGTCGCAAGCGTCCTATGACCACACTCGGCCGTACTGGGACGAGATCGGGGTGACGATCGCCGGCCGCCACGTCTTCGACCTGACGGACGGCTGGGACGGGATTCCTCCGAGCGGGGTCGACCACGTCGTCGTCGTGACGCACCGGCCGGCGCCCGAAGGCTGGAACCCCGACGCGCCGTTCCACTTCGTCGATGGCATCGAGGCGGCCATGGCCACGGCGAAGGAACTCGCCGGCGACCGCACCGTCGAGGTCGCCGCCGGTGACGTCGGCGGCCAGATGCTCGCCGCAGGCCTCGTCGACGAGGTGCGCATGGATGTCGCTCCGGTCGTGCTCGGTTCGGGCAAGCGCTACTTCGGTTCCGTCGACTCGCAGCACCTGCTGGACGACCCGGACGTGGTCGTTCAGGGCAACCGGGTGCTTCACCTGCGCTACCGGGTACGCCGCCGGCCGAGCTGA
- the cls gene encoding cardiolipin synthase → MNFDPTVFWTVVLILADWTIRIIALFIVPKDRKPTAAMAWLLAIFLIPFIGVLLYLIIGNAKLPKKRRERQKEVDALIAQNVDAHDYTVDRSTWPAWFASIVKQNRTLGALPASGGNRAELIGDYQGSIDRMAAEIDTAQSWVNIEFFIVAWDDTTREFFAAMERAVQRGVKVRLMMDYIASAKVPIHKQTIAELDRIGVEWKYLLPVKPFKGQFQRPDLRNHRKLVVVDGHVGYTGSQNLISRDYDSPKNQKRGLKWQELVTRVTGPTVAAINTVFLSDWYAETGENLMQTAHVGVTELEFDESPDALVCQVVPSGPSFDEENNLRMFLGLVNAAQEKVIITSPYFVPDEAMMYAITSAKFRGLDVQLFVSEIGDQGMVWHAQRSYYEPLLRAGVRIFMYPGPFILHSKHMTIDDDTAFIGSSNMDIRSFLLNFEISMVVRGESFVRDMREVEEGYRKISRELTLDDWLNEPTRAKFLDGVARLTSALE, encoded by the coding sequence GTGAACTTCGATCCGACGGTGTTCTGGACCGTCGTGCTCATCCTCGCGGACTGGACCATCCGCATCATCGCGCTCTTCATCGTGCCGAAGGACCGCAAGCCGACCGCGGCGATGGCGTGGTTGCTCGCGATCTTCCTGATCCCGTTCATCGGCGTGCTGCTGTACCTCATCATCGGCAACGCGAAGCTGCCGAAGAAGCGACGCGAGCGGCAGAAGGAGGTCGACGCGCTCATCGCCCAGAACGTCGATGCCCACGATTACACGGTCGACCGTTCGACGTGGCCGGCGTGGTTCGCCTCGATCGTGAAGCAGAACCGCACCCTCGGCGCGCTGCCCGCCTCCGGCGGCAATCGGGCCGAGCTCATCGGCGACTACCAGGGGTCGATCGACCGCATGGCCGCCGAGATCGACACGGCGCAGTCGTGGGTCAACATCGAGTTCTTCATCGTCGCGTGGGACGACACCACGCGCGAGTTCTTCGCCGCCATGGAGCGCGCGGTGCAGCGCGGCGTCAAGGTGCGCCTGATGATGGACTACATCGCCTCGGCGAAGGTGCCGATCCACAAGCAGACGATCGCCGAGCTCGACCGCATCGGCGTCGAGTGGAAGTACCTGCTGCCCGTGAAGCCGTTCAAGGGGCAGTTCCAGCGGCCCGACCTGCGCAATCACCGCAAGCTCGTCGTCGTCGACGGACACGTCGGCTACACCGGCTCGCAGAACCTCATCTCGCGGGACTACGACTCGCCCAAGAACCAGAAGCGCGGCCTCAAGTGGCAGGAGCTCGTGACCCGCGTCACGGGACCGACGGTCGCGGCGATCAACACCGTCTTCCTCTCCGACTGGTACGCCGAGACGGGCGAGAACCTCATGCAGACGGCGCACGTGGGGGTGACCGAGCTCGAGTTCGACGAGTCGCCCGACGCGCTCGTCTGCCAGGTCGTGCCGAGCGGGCCGTCGTTCGACGAGGAGAACAACCTGCGCATGTTCCTCGGCCTCGTGAACGCGGCCCAGGAGAAGGTCATCATCACGAGCCCGTACTTCGTGCCCGACGAGGCGATGATGTACGCGATCACCTCGGCGAAGTTCCGCGGCCTCGACGTGCAGTTGTTCGTCTCCGAGATCGGCGACCAGGGCATGGTGTGGCACGCCCAGCGCTCGTACTACGAGCCGCTGCTGCGCGCGGGCGTCCGCATCTTCATGTACCCGGGCCCGTTCATCCTGCACTCGAAGCACATGACGATCGACGATGACACCGCGTTCATCGGGTCGAGCAACATGGACATCCGCTCGTTCCTGCTCAACTTCGAGATCTCGATGGTCGTGCGCGGCGAGTCGTTCGTGCGCGACATGCGCGAGGTCGAGGAGGGCTACCGGAAGATCAGCCGCGAGCTCACCCTCGACGACTGGCTGAACGAGCCCACGCGGGCGAAGTTCCTCGACGGCGTGGCGCGGCTCACCTCGGCGCTCGAGTAG
- a CDS encoding DUF2510 domain-containing protein, with product MTDPQLPPPGWYPEPSGAEGQRWWDGTRWTDYATPLAPPPQPVQPQYGAYAQPQPQPQPQYGAYAQQQPQYGAYASPQQPAPYGSASQTVAAGTPTDTVWIWLIIFLPLLGVLPLFFWNWRGYFERSISLDPSMSTMEQALGPYTDPWYLVLSVLGYVLYGVAVWFAYLDRATLARRGFGRTFHWAWAFLSSLVYVIGRSVVVKRQAGRGSAPMWVAIAVSAVMIVLVVAWVFVMMAEVFRMVMESVPTY from the coding sequence ATGACGGATCCGCAGCTGCCGCCGCCCGGCTGGTACCCCGAGCCGAGCGGTGCGGAGGGCCAGCGCTGGTGGGACGGCACCCGGTGGACCGACTACGCGACGCCGCTGGCGCCGCCGCCCCAGCCGGTGCAGCCGCAATACGGGGCGTACGCGCAGCCGCAGCCGCAGCCGCAGCCTCAGTACGGGGCATATGCGCAGCAGCAGCCGCAGTACGGTGCCTACGCTTCGCCGCAGCAGCCGGCTCCCTACGGCAGTGCCTCGCAGACCGTGGCGGCCGGCACCCCGACCGACACGGTCTGGATCTGGCTCATCATCTTCCTGCCGCTGCTCGGCGTGCTCCCGCTCTTCTTCTGGAACTGGCGCGGATACTTCGAGCGCTCGATCTCGCTCGACCCGTCGATGTCGACCATGGAGCAGGCTCTGGGGCCCTACACGGACCCGTGGTACCTCGTGCTGAGCGTCCTGGGCTACGTCCTGTACGGTGTCGCGGTCTGGTTCGCCTACCTCGATCGGGCCACCCTTGCTCGGCGAGGATTCGGGCGGACGTTCCACTGGGCGTGGGCGTTCCTGAGCTCGCTCGTCTACGTCATCGGGCGTTCGGTCGTCGTCAAGCGCCAGGCGGGCCGCGGCAGCGCACCGATGTGGGTCGCGATCGCCGTCAGCGCCGTGATGATCGTCCTCGTCGTCGCGTGGGTGTTCGTGATGATGGCCGAGGTCTTCCGCATGGTGATGGAGTCAGTGCCGACCTATTGA
- a CDS encoding helix-turn-helix transcriptional regulator, which yields MTEADELTGIGRRLRAIRESRGLTLRAVSDATGIAVSTLSRLESGARRPQLDHLLPLARFYRQPLDNLVGAPPLGDPRIHPKPRVRDGVVTLPLSGGVGSWEAFKQVLPPAPGKAIPQWVHPGWDWIYVISGRMRLLLADDDLILEAGEAAEFDTNVPHGFGNPGPDVLEVLCLFNAEGARIHTRASA from the coding sequence GTGACCGAGGCGGATGAGCTGACGGGGATCGGGCGTCGGTTGCGGGCCATTCGGGAGTCGCGCGGTCTCACCCTGCGGGCGGTCAGCGATGCCACCGGTATCGCCGTCAGCACGCTGTCGCGGTTGGAGTCCGGTGCGCGGCGACCGCAACTCGACCACCTTCTCCCGCTCGCACGGTTCTACCGTCAGCCGCTCGACAACCTCGTCGGGGCGCCGCCGCTGGGTGATCCGAGGATCCATCCGAAGCCACGAGTTCGCGACGGTGTCGTCACGCTTCCGCTCTCGGGCGGCGTGGGATCGTGGGAGGCGTTCAAGCAAGTGCTGCCACCCGCGCCCGGCAAGGCCATCCCCCAGTGGGTGCACCCGGGCTGGGACTGGATCTATGTGATCTCCGGACGAATGCGGCTGCTCCTCGCCGACGACGACCTCATCCTGGAGGCAGGCGAGGCCGCCGAGTTCGACACGAACGTCCCTCACGGGTTCGGTAACCCGGGACCTGACGTTCTCGAAGTCCTGTGCCTGTTCAACGCGGAAGGTGCGCGCATCCACACCCGAGCATCCGCGTGA
- a CDS encoding phosphotransferase, whose protein sequence is MDDEPTLAAIPLTGGNMEPVVRVGDTVRRVAGEWTPAVHALLAAVRAAGVDEVPEPLGLDDSGREIVGFIAGGMLVDAPARVQWSTTIVEQAGRLLRQVHEASVPLAHDPGRTWRSPSREPSEVVCHNDFAPYNLVVDGGRLVGAIDFDFASPGPRLRDLAYLAYRIAPFAEDAEGFDPEATSDGETPVDRVRRLVAAYGADYPVGEVLGAAAGFLDELAAFTDDRAAATGRADFVEHAAMYRRDAARLRSFE, encoded by the coding sequence GTGGACGACGAGCCGACCCTTGCCGCGATTCCGCTGACCGGCGGCAACATGGAGCCGGTGGTGCGCGTCGGCGACACCGTGCGACGCGTCGCGGGGGAGTGGACGCCCGCCGTGCACGCCCTGCTCGCCGCCGTCCGGGCCGCTGGCGTCGACGAGGTGCCCGAGCCGCTCGGCCTCGACGATTCCGGCCGCGAGATCGTGGGCTTCATCGCGGGCGGCATGCTCGTCGACGCTCCCGCCCGGGTGCAGTGGTCGACGACGATCGTCGAGCAGGCCGGCCGGTTGCTGCGACAGGTGCACGAGGCATCCGTGCCGCTCGCGCACGACCCGGGGCGCACCTGGCGTTCGCCGTCCCGGGAGCCGTCCGAGGTCGTGTGCCACAACGACTTCGCGCCGTACAACCTCGTCGTCGACGGCGGGCGTCTCGTCGGGGCCATCGACTTCGACTTCGCCTCGCCCGGGCCGCGCCTGCGCGATCTCGCCTATCTCGCGTACCGCATCGCCCCGTTCGCCGAGGACGCCGAGGGGTTCGACCCCGAGGCGACGTCCGACGGCGAGACGCCCGTCGACCGGGTGCGCCGACTCGTCGCCGCCTATGGCGCCGACTACCCGGTCGGCGAGGTGCTCGGGGCCGCCGCCGGCTTCCTCGACGAGCTCGCCGCCTTCACCGACGACCGCGCGGCAGCGACCGGGCGGGCCGACTTCGTCGAGCATGCGGCCATGTACCGGCGGGATGCCGCGCGCCTGCGTTCGTTCGAGTAA
- a CDS encoding helix-turn-helix domain-containing protein, translated as MSKVPGPALDRLIDDLYYLEGTPPYSRLLLPAAPAPLLIVNLGAPFLIRTSADLDDVDYADGCVVTTPTRAWEFGYPTPTRSVGVHFKPWGLAPFLPMPAVELCDRPATLEHIWGGPALAELRDRLALAGTPDEALQVLEEELVRRLRPIDGLDIVRQLAGEIAETGGAVPINELGAAAHASSTYLAKRFKEVIGVTPKRLARSYRFTVTVLALDVAAPVNWGEVAAGAGYFDQPHFVREFREFTGLTPTRYVEVRRRFLREHPHHALEGWPLPAD; from the coding sequence GTGTCCAAGGTGCCCGGCCCGGCGCTGGACCGACTGATCGACGACCTCTACTACTTGGAGGGAACCCCGCCGTACTCCCGGTTGCTGCTGCCGGCTGCACCCGCGCCCCTGCTCATCGTCAACCTGGGAGCGCCGTTCCTCATCCGCACGAGTGCCGACCTCGACGATGTCGACTACGCCGACGGTTGCGTGGTCACCACCCCGACCCGTGCCTGGGAGTTCGGCTATCCGACCCCGACCAGGTCGGTGGGTGTGCACTTCAAGCCGTGGGGGCTGGCTCCGTTCCTCCCGATGCCCGCGGTCGAGCTGTGCGACCGGCCGGCGACGTTGGAGCACATCTGGGGTGGCCCCGCCCTCGCCGAGTTGCGGGACCGACTGGCCCTGGCGGGCACACCTGACGAAGCACTGCAGGTGCTCGAGGAGGAGTTGGTGCGGCGACTGCGCCCGATCGACGGCCTCGACATCGTCCGTCAACTGGCGGGCGAGATCGCGGAGACCGGCGGAGCGGTGCCGATCAACGAACTCGGCGCCGCAGCCCATGCCAGCAGCACTTACCTGGCGAAGCGGTTCAAGGAGGTCATCGGCGTCACGCCGAAGCGGCTGGCGCGCAGCTACCGGTTCACCGTCACCGTGCTGGCGCTCGATGTCGCCGCACCGGTCAACTGGGGCGAGGTCGCCGCCGGTGCCGGCTACTTCGACCAGCCCCACTTCGTCCGGGAGTTCCGTGAGTTCACCGGGCTCACGCCGACCCGGTACGTCGAAGTGCGGCGACGCTTCCTGCGGGAGCATCCCCATCACGCGCTCGAGGGCTGGCCGCTGCCGGCCGATTGA
- a CDS encoding nuclear transport factor 2 family protein encodes MSDLSLDELLALEHDGWASLCSGTGGAFYGELMTADGVMVLVNGMVLDRETIAGSLDDAPPWARYELSDARLVDLGEDAAALVYHAVSSRDDGGEPFEALMSSVYRRVDGRPRLALYQQTTITH; translated from the coding sequence ATGAGTGATCTCAGCCTCGACGAACTGCTCGCCCTCGAACACGACGGATGGGCGTCATTGTGCTCGGGCACCGGCGGCGCCTTCTACGGCGAACTCATGACGGCCGACGGAGTGATGGTGCTCGTCAACGGCATGGTCCTCGACCGCGAGACGATCGCCGGCTCGCTCGACGACGCGCCACCATGGGCGCGGTACGAACTGAGCGACGCGCGCCTCGTCGACCTCGGCGAGGATGCCGCGGCCCTCGTCTACCACGCCGTCTCGTCACGCGACGACGGCGGTGAGCCGTTCGAGGCGCTCATGTCGAGCGTCTACCGTCGAGTCGACGGCCGGCCGCGCCTCGCGCTCTACCAGCAGACGACGATCACGCACTGA